In Bacillus rossius redtenbacheri isolate Brsri chromosome 11, Brsri_v3, whole genome shotgun sequence, the DNA window taaaatattattttttattgattaatttatattttgatacTGTAACTAAATTTTAACAATTGAGAGAAACTACTTAACTATGAGtagtgaaaaaattaatatcattgccaaatatatttgtgaatgttatgagaaaattttataattttatgcaaTACCAGTtaaaagaaatgaaatatttggttttacactatttttaatcggTAAAAACATCGTAGACAACATTTTATATCATgaataaattacatatttctatacttatatttttacataatgacATAGCCACAACTATTGACTTTGCAATGATGCATCAGCCGTATCTGTGTGGTCaacagtataataataataatgtttacatAACGTACGCCGTGTGTAACCGCAGCGCGAGGTTTGAGCCGTGTCGCCATTCCCTGCCCGTCGTCTTCTCCCGAGTGGCCGTACGCAGGCGCTCCCCGCGTGGCCCGCGGCAACTACTTGCAGCTGGCCTGCAGCGGACAGCTGGCTCCCTCCGTGAAACACGAAGCAAAGTTTCGCGCGCTTTGAGCCTGTTCAATGCAGTTATTTTGTAAGCGTTTGTGAGTTGTGAGAGAAGCGTGTTTTCTGGCAGAGCAGAGATTGTTTGTCTGTGAAGCATGCCGAAGAGCCGAATACCACCGAGCCGGAGATACAAAAGAAGTATTAAATCTAAGATCAAGCGAAGgttttggagggaaaaaaaagcacAACTTTACTAAACGGAGAAATATTCGACACAGGCAAGGTAAGTAAGCTGTGGATTTAAGTGTACATTTCAGCTACAATATTCCTCGCAATAATTTTGGTAGTGGCATTAAATAGAAACTTAGgtatacttatgtacgcgcgttagaagttgtaCATTCTTGGCATAGTAAAAACTTTAATTACGCATGAAaatgattaatagaaataaaataatacatacgaTTGGTGAAGTGTAAAGCCGGagttacaatagcccgtcgcctccgtccgtcgCCTCCACCCGTCAGTCACGTGATCTTCGGCCAATCAGAGAGTCCgaaaaatttcatccgtccgtccgtccgtcgaaagtttaTCAAACTCatactttcgacggacggacggatagaTTATGTCTGTGGTTTCAACTGTGATAGTCAATTGTCACTAGATTAAAGGCCTATGGTATTTGTATTGTCTCTTTCGGATGGTTTTATTATGAAATTTGCGTTTCTTAAAACTCATTTCCAATCAATTTAATTATGACTCTAAAGTTTTCCAGTGATATACTAATACAACATGTGCAAAAACatgatgtaaatattaaataacatcgATATAATATTCTGAGAGATATACACTGTTGGTAGTACTTACTTGGGAAAATACTTTGACGGACGGATAAAATCGCGTTGTAAATCGTTTGCGAGCTGCGTGGTTTTGACGGATTTAAAagtgacggacggatggcggacggagGCGACGGACTATTGTAACTCCGGCTTAAGTTCaatcaaataaatatgtattcaatatTAAGTATTTAGCAAGGCCGTCTTAAACTATGCTGGGGCCCTTGGGCACACCAGAATTTGAGGCTCTTTTGGAAAGTAAAGATAGCGAATtatactaactttttttttattatgatctTCTATTTATTATGGGCaatcaaataaacaatataacaTCTATTTTAGGCCTCGTTTAGACTGTGTAGCTTGACTTTGGAATTGGAGTGGTTTACATTTTTGATCGCTAGATGGCATATTTAGTAAATTAGGATCcgttctgaaatattattaattagtgcAACCCGCAAACAAGCATTTTTACGGCGGCGCTGTTAGGTACTGTGCTCTACAAAAATGTTTTGAGAATAAATGTGAGAGCAATTGTTGGTCCTTCGGGGCCCCATAAGGATGGGTGGCCCTGGGCACGGGCCCCGTGTGCCCTTATGGTAAAGTCGGTATTGgtatttagtatttataattcagaaatcaatattgatataaactcatgtataaattaaatattttaatttagtaaactaatcgagattaattgtaattaataatgaaaatatataacttATACAAATAAATCGTTAATACAGAATCACCACCTCACCTTTTATAAAAAcagttgaaaaagtttataaatacaatttctaacactaatattcacaataaataaatagttttaataacatGAACcagtatttgtatgtagccttttttcatcccaTCAATATTTGTTGCTGGTGCGCAcatattgtaaaaattcattcataCATTTTTCCgtaacgcggctaaagaagtataactccaaaaaaaatgtgttttgtaCATAGCTGCTACTTGTGTCCGGTTGAAACATTGAAAAACAACAATGACATTTATATCACGAAAGCTGGTTAATTGGGAATTACATTAAATTTCTAGCACATTACTTTCACCCAACCATCAGTACTACAGTAGGTAGGTATATTGTAGCGACCCGAGAGGCGAAATTCTGcattggtaaataaaaataaattaaataaatactcattatttaacatttaattccATAAGATAAtctagataaattttatttataaaaaaaattaatacgcataatatttgtaataataatcTAATGTTTAAAGGGTGTGAATGGTTTTCGCTACCagtacctactaaattaaaatacttaaccgAGTTGCTAGAAAGTTTAGACGAAATCTGGATTTAACTTACACGTGTAGGTATTTACAaatgatacaaaatatttatactggTAAATGTTAAGAATTATAAATTGAGATAAAAGTTTACAAAAGTTATCACTGaagcgaaatttaaaaaaaaatatactacagTTAACCACTACTTAGAAAAATATAATCAGGAAATATGCTGAACTGTCACTTCTACGACTTTAGATTACAAATtcataacttttaaattaaagtatttttatattaattgtaattttaatacaGAAGTGATGTTTTGGTAACAATGTCAGGTTAGAACACAGACGTCTGAAagtattattaaaacattaaatttatatctATTATTTGCAGAACAAATTCAAGTTTATAAGTGATTATCAGGTTATATCTCTTGCATGGACTTTGAAATTGCCATAGTAACCAATTTAAAAAGAGTAATGGATGTGTAAATTCTGCATACATAAAAAATTCATAGCACGACACGTGGTTGTTTACCtgcgaaaatatattttttgcgcGTGCCAAGAGCTGTGTGATGGTTGGTTTCCTGTCGTTAGACCGAATGATATGTCCACCAGGATCAAACAATGTTGCAGCGGAGGACATAGTTGCCAGCTGCTCCAGACTAACCGACCACACCACTACGTACTTACTCATATACATAGTTCAGGGGAATGCAAACGCAAACGACCGATCAATTTTGTCGGCTATAGTTTCGGTGCGGTGAATTCAAAAGTAGAAAACATCaccttattaatatttacatttacttatgattacgtattttcaaaataaaattttcagtttaaaattcACAATATTCTTTTAACTGCGATAATCCTTTTTTTCGAGTTTTCAATTggtatttattactaaaattattgaTATATTAATTGATAGCATGCCAAGAAAAAAGGATACAGAAAGAAACTCGTGAAAACTAGGCTGGACAAATAATGTGAATAATCATAAGAAACTTTTACGGTGAATGTGTATAAATTTGTGACCAGCCGCGATGTCTTAGGTTCAGGAGTACTTAGTAGTACTTAGCTCCTGATTGTGGTCTAAATATGAATTCGAACAAGGATGTGTTTTCACAAAAACCTTTCATTCGGAGAATTTATCATCATTGTAGGACTTAGATCTCAATGAACCTAAATTTCCTGCAATGTAATTACTACACCTAGACAGAAACGGTggttataaaaagtaaaatatttatattacatttacCTTTTGATGAGTGCTTAGTTATtatgtttacaaaattttcaGATCAGGTGAAGAAATATCCAGCTCAGAAAAAAGATCACTTTCAATAGCTGATCACGAGAAACCCAAGGATTCCTGTGATGACTTCAATTATTTGGACAATAATTACGAGGAAAGTGAAAGTGACTTCCCCGAAATTGTGGTCGAACATGACAATAATCACATGCCTCTAGAAGAAAGACTGCTGGGAAATAGATGTGTAAATATTTGCCACTTGATGAAAGAAATGGCAGTAATAGAGGAGCATAAAAAAACCTGTACTTTGGGAAAATTCATTTTCAAATCTGAAATTCGCTGTGGACTCTTTTCTACATGGAAATTCCAATGCGAAacttgtaatgaaataaaaaagattACCTCACATGAACCAAAATATTTTGATGACATCAACGATAGTGTAGTATGGGGTGCTCTGTCAATAGGAATCGGACACAGCCAAGTAGAAGAATTGCTCTCTATAATGGATATTCCTTCACTTTCAGGAGAAAAATTTAGAAAACACGAATCTTCAATTGAACAGGTAAAACCAAAATCTTCgtacattttataatatattattctaCTAGATAGTAAAGTTATAGTTATTAGCCGAGTTTCTTATTTACATCACTATATACGATTATTCAAAATACGTGTTACAATGCAAGAAGTTTGGTATGATACGGCCAATCTAATAACAGTTACTAGTAAACATGGAATCAGAAACGAGTAGTTACTTTTATACAGGACGTCAAAGTATGTTGGTTGGGCAATAAAAGTGATAAGTGATATGCGCTGACCTTGCAATTAATGCCATCTAATAGTTGGTCATAAAGTTAAAGGTTAAAGAGACTGTTAGAAATGGTATCCAGCTATACGGATGCACGGTTGATAACGACGGAGCATGTTGTTTTCAGCCGTCGTTAGACGGGGCGGGATATCACAATGGCGCCACATTCCCCTGACCTCATCAAGATAGACTTTTCTCTGGGGCTACATGAACTCACTAGTGTACGAGACTCCCGCGGATTCTGTGATGAACCTCATCACTCGCATTGATTCTGCAGATGCTGACGTTTAGGCTGCCCAAGACGTCATAACAATGGCTGAAGACAGCATGCTCTGTCTTTGTTAATTGTGCATCCGTGAAGGTGGCTgctattttatacatttatttttaatttagtgagTAACTTCTGGATGGCATAAATTGCAAGGTCAACGCATACCACGTTGATTGTTGGTAGTATTCCAACATACCAACAAACTTTGACATCATGTAGCAAAGTAACGACTCGTTTACAAACCCATGTTTTCTAACAACTGTTGTTCCACTGCCTGTGTACTACCAGCTCTACTGCATTGTAACACAAATTTTTAAGCAGCTTACATACTTTACATTGGTTTATAAACACTGAACTAAATAACTGAAGGCTATATAAGTCGTAAAGTGAAAACTTATGTCATAACAGTTAAGTTAAAAGACTCCAAAAATTATACAAATCGTTATTTTCAGGCCTGGGAAACATATTTGACAGAAAAGATTCAAAAATATGGCGAAGAAGAGAAGAAAATAGCAgaaggcaatgaacatttttgtAATGGAATTCCATACATAACAGTTGTAGGTGATGGTGGTTGGGGAAAACGCACTTACGGACATGGATATAATTCATCTACAGGAGTAGTGAGTATGCATTGACTACTGAAAGTAATATACATACAGTAATTCACAtactgtgaatatttttttctttaggaatgtttattacttttcatAATAGTGAATACCTATACTAATAATCAACTGGAGAAAAACCTGCGTCCAATGACATAATGCTAGAAAACTTCACAATATCATCTACTGtctccttttaatttttttctttggctgCTGATTTTGTGAAAAGCTGTTAATTTTGTTTATCTCATATGACAGATAAATCATAAATCAActctgttattttaaaatatccgATGCTGGTTGAATTTCTTCAATGGTCACTTATACCTatattgtagaaaaaaaatcactctttACAGTCTAGCCTATCGCTAAGAAAATATCTCATCTTGCCTGCATGTGTAGATAGTTAATGCAGCAAACTAAAAATTAAGCtctgtttatattttatacataattttaaagctACATATACTTGCATATTTGTAATTCATGTTAATTGGTTGTGTACATGTATTCACTCAATCGCCTATAAGTTGTTACAAGTTACTTTTCTGATTTACAGGCTGTTATAATTGGACAAGaaacccaaaaaattatttttcttggaGTCAAAAACAAATACTGTAGCATTTGTTCCTTGGCAAAATCAAAACACAAAGATGTATCAAAACACGTGTGCTACAAAAACCATACAGGTTCTTCAACTAAAATGGAGAGAGATATTATCTGCGAAGGATTCAATCGCAGCATTGAAATGCATGGACTCATGTATAAGCATTATACTGGAGATGGGGATTCTGCAGTTATTGCAGCAATTCAACAAACATGTAGCTACGGACGACTAGTTACAAAAGTAGAGTGTGCTAACCATGCTACTAGGGcattttgtgagaaaatgcataaGTTAGCAACAAACACATCATACCCATTAGAAGGTAGAAAACTTCTTTTGGAGACTACTGTTGATAGTAAAATATCAAGACTAGAACGACTAGTCAAAGGAGTTAGAACGGCAATAAAAGAATCTGCTAAACTTGATGGCATTTGTGCAGTTGAAACACTTAGAGCAGATTTGCGAAATGCTCCAGAACACGTGTTTGGGTGCCATGAAAATTGTAGGTCAACATTCTGCAAAAGAAAATCAACTGGAGAAACAAATCTTCTTCCTGACCTGGAAAAATCTGGACTCCTCCGACCTCTCCGAATTTTAATAGCTAATTTGGAAAAGAAAGCTGACAAACTCGTTAGTAACAGCACCACGAACTCCGCAGAACGGTGAGTaccatttaatattttcatagctTATGTATGTTAAATAGTTTATAAGCTTATATTTACAATGTTAAATATTATCCTATATGTGGGCAATGTTTGTTACAGGTATATGTCTCTAAATACTAAGTTTACTGGAGGTAAACGCATTGATTTTGGTAAACGAGGAAGCTACTACAGACGTTGTTATGGAGCAGCTATCGCACACACAAATGGCCCGGGCTGGCATTCTAGTCCCTGGAAGAAAATGCACGGCCGCAGTCCCGGTTCAGTGTGTAAACAACTATGCCACAAACGTGAAGAGAAGTCTTCGAAACGAAAACTTTACTATCAGGAAAAAGGtgcgcccaaaaaaaaaaaggaaacgagGAGGAGGCCCCGATGAACACTATGGAGATGAAGATTTAATACCAGAACAAGATTTGGCATACCGCTGCGACCAAGTTTTACGTAAGCTTAAAGAAGAAGCTGAcaccaaagaaaaaatatattccatagagATCGCAACACGTGGTCAGCATGATAGTGAAAAATGGCACGAGTATCGCCTCAATCGTCTTACTGCATCAAATTTTGGAACAGTTATCAACAGACGCGATAACACATCCTGTCACAATTTCGTCCGAAATTTGTTATTTCCTAGGGAATTTAATTCTTTATCAGTAATGTATGGGAGGGTACACGAACCCGAAGCATTGTTAAAATACAGTGTTGCAAAAGGAGTGACTGTAAACCCATGTGGTCTCTTTATTTGTGGTGATCAACCTTTCCTTGCTGCAACTCCTGATGGCCTGGTGGATGAAGATGTGATAGTAGAAGTTAAGTGTCTACCCTCTGTAAAAGACAGAAAGTTAGTGGATGCAGTACAAGACAAAAAATCGTCAGTTTGTTTGGAATTAAAAAATCATCAGCTACGATTAAAAAGAAATCACAAATACTACTATCA includes these proteins:
- the LOC134536621 gene encoding uncharacterized protein LOC134536621, which encodes MEQLSHTQMARAGILVPGRKCTAAVPVQCVNNYATNVKRSLRNENFTIRKKVRPKKKRKRGGGPDEHYGDEDLIPEQDLAYRCDQVLRKLKEEADTKEKIYSIEIATRGQHDSEKWHEYRLNRLTASNFGTVINRRDNTSCHNFVRNLLFPREFNSLSVMYGRVHEPEALLKYSVAKGVTVNPCGLFICGDQPFLAATPDGLVDEDVIVEVKCLPSVKDRKLVDAVQDKKSSVCLELKNHQLRLKRNHKYYYQVQGQLNISGRRYCDFVVLTENNFFVERIEKDENLWMNVMMPKLQKFYMNCVLPEIVDSRIKSQMSIRDPVYIIQAQEEMKKKAKSKK